One window of Microcoleus vaginatus PCC 9802 genomic DNA carries:
- a CDS encoding acetolactate synthase large subunit — translation MNTAQLLVKCLENEGVEYVFGLPGEENLEILEALRNSSIKFITTRHEQGAAFMADVYGRLTGKAGVCLSTLGPGATNLMTGVADANLDGAPLIAITGQVGTDRMHIESHQYLDLVAMFEPVTKWNAQIVRPSTTAEIVRKAFKVAQSEKPGAVHIDLPENIAAMPAEGNPLTKDNREKTFGAYQSLNKAAVAISKAKSPLLLVGNGAIRANASDALTQFATRLNIPVANTFMGKGVIPYTHPLALWTTGLQKRDYISCAFEETDLVIAVGYDLIEYSPKKWNPEGKIPIIHIGSLPAEIDSSYIPLIEVVGDISDSLNEILQRADRMEKVDPFAKQLRADIRAGYEQYAADDGFPIKPQKLIYDLRQVLGPEDILISDVGAHKMWIARHYHCDRPNTCLISNGFAAMGIAIPGAVAAKLVYPDRKVIAATGDGGFMMNCQELETALRVGTNFVTLIFNDGGYGLIEWKQQDYFGHSDFVKFGNPDFVKFAESMGLKGYRVEAATDFIPILKEALAQDVPCVIDCPVDYRENARFSQLSGDMSCNL, via the coding sequence ATGAACACAGCTCAACTATTGGTAAAATGTTTAGAAAATGAAGGCGTCGAATACGTCTTCGGACTTCCTGGAGAAGAAAATTTAGAAATTCTAGAAGCCCTGAGAAACTCTTCAATTAAATTTATTACTACTCGCCACGAACAAGGCGCGGCTTTCATGGCCGACGTTTACGGTCGTCTCACCGGCAAAGCCGGCGTTTGCTTGTCCACCTTGGGCCCAGGCGCAACTAACTTAATGACAGGAGTTGCTGACGCCAACTTAGACGGCGCTCCTTTAATAGCAATTACCGGACAAGTGGGCACAGACAGGATGCACATAGAATCGCACCAATATTTAGATTTGGTTGCCATGTTTGAGCCAGTTACTAAGTGGAATGCTCAAATTGTTCGCCCCAGCACGACGGCAGAAATTGTCCGCAAAGCCTTTAAAGTAGCTCAAAGTGAAAAGCCGGGAGCAGTTCACATTGACTTACCTGAAAACATCGCAGCAATGCCTGCTGAAGGAAATCCGCTCACCAAAGACAACCGCGAAAAAACTTTTGGCGCTTACCAAAGCTTGAATAAAGCCGCTGTGGCAATTTCCAAGGCAAAAAGTCCTCTGCTTTTAGTAGGAAACGGCGCAATCCGCGCTAACGCCAGCGATGCTTTGACACAATTTGCTACTCGATTGAATATTCCTGTAGCTAATACTTTCATGGGCAAAGGTGTAATTCCTTACACTCATCCTTTGGCACTGTGGACGACGGGATTGCAAAAACGGGATTATATTAGCTGTGCTTTTGAAGAAACGGATTTAGTGATTGCTGTTGGCTACGATTTGATTGAATATTCCCCGAAGAAGTGGAATCCAGAAGGAAAAATTCCTATTATTCACATTGGATCTTTGCCAGCAGAAATTGACAGCAGTTATATTCCTCTTATAGAAGTTGTGGGAGATATTTCTGATTCCCTCAATGAAATTTTGCAGCGTGCCGATCGCATGGAGAAAGTAGATCCTTTTGCTAAGCAATTGCGGGCGGATATTCGCGCTGGGTACGAACAATATGCAGCCGACGACGGTTTCCCGATCAAGCCACAAAAACTCATTTACGATTTGCGGCAAGTCCTGGGCCCGGAAGATATTCTGATATCTGATGTGGGAGCTCACAAAATGTGGATCGCGCGGCACTATCATTGCGATCGCCCCAATACCTGTTTGATTTCCAACGGATTTGCGGCGATGGGAATTGCGATTCCGGGTGCGGTGGCTGCAAAACTCGTTTATCCCGATCGCAAAGTAATAGCAGCCACCGGCGACGGCGGTTTTATGATGAACTGTCAAGAGTTAGAAACTGCTTTGCGAGTCGGTACTAATTTTGTGACGCTAATCTTTAATGATGGCGGCTACGGCTTAATTGAATGGAAGCAACAAGATTATTTTGGTCATTCAGATTTCGTCAAGTTTGGCAATCCCGATTTTGTGAAATTTGCCGAAAGTATGGGTTTAAAAGGCTATCGTGTGGAAGCTGCAACCGATTTTATTCCGATTCTGAAAGAAGCCCTGGCTCAAGATGTCCCTTGCGTGATTGACTGTCCGGTAGACTACCGGGAAAATGCGCGTTTCAGTCAATTATCTGGGGATATGAGTTGCAATTTGTAA